In the genome of Primulina tabacum isolate GXHZ01 chromosome 13, ASM2559414v2, whole genome shotgun sequence, the window GTAATTCCTCCTGCGGACGAGCCCAGGAATAATGTCTTCGGACTAATGGCTAAggattattattaattaaagtcAATTTCTCGCAAAAAAtaactatttttttattgatatatattttattttatttagtttatctTTCTATTATCTCTTTATTTTCTAACATTTCAATTTAAGAAATCCATAATTTgtattacttttttttaaatacttcaTTCTCAATTTCTTTTTGGAAATTTTCTTATTACAATAATTTCAAGTGAAAGTATAAATTTACGGTGTATTATGTTTTATTTCTAATTTCCAAAAGATATATAATTATTGTTTAtgaaacatattcatattttaacTATTTTTCTAGAAAATTGCCATGCATTTTGGGGTAAAAACATACTTAAAGCATTCTGTAATTTTGGTCGAACAAGAAAATAATCAAACGAGTGGCATGAGATTATATTTGGAATGTAATTTgtatatcattttaaaaaaagacaTTTGTTGTTAAATACAATTTAAACCAAAtataatattcatattttactttaaaaaaaacttgCATCGTCCAAGTTCAAAGCTACTCGGTTTGGCTctctttatcttttaaaaaaatgtacaaaattattatttttcattatattcaaatacTGAAATTAATTCCATGAACACTTAACACCAGTTTTTGTAAAAAATGCACTTCTAACCTAAAGCTTTTATATccaaactgagtttgaataacaATGGCTTCATTTAattcacacaaaaaaaaattgacacCTTCTcgaaattcatcaatcaaaatcctATGATTCATATGGTTTAGCTCTGCTAGTGATTCCATCCCTATTTTTCCATACCGGAGAACCTATGCATTGGGAAGGCATGATCAAATCAAGATTAAAGGCGTATGGAAAAATATTCATCCTAACTCATTTGCATCATCTTTGAAAGAGCTCAACCCATCCTTCTCCAGCCAACTTACTTGCCAGCACCTGGAAACATAAGAACAGTTTGCATCAAAGGAGATGTCCTCCGGTAAAATgtgcttctttttttttttactgaatACAGATTCAATGGAATAGGGATGAAACGAGTCGAGTATTGTAAACTCTCTCTTCCAAGGCGGCGAGAAAGCTCTTCAGCTAAAGCTTGGCCTTGTATATCACCGTCAGTTGCCAGGATTATTCGAGATGCCTAAAAGGgtttataaaaatatacaaGATCAGTAGATCACATGAGGGCAACTATAGAAGATCCACGAGGCATCATAAATATTGATTTTTAGATGTCCAACCTTGTCCAGATAGTACTCGCAGTTCCATAGATATTGAATAAAATTGAAAGTCCTTCATAAGATGTAAAGTTCTGGTCAGTCTGATAAATTTGTTACCTTTTCACCCAAGTCCAACACCTCTAGTCTTAGACTTTCCCTTGTCGATGGCCAATTACAATTGATTTTTCCATGAAGATCGCCACAGGGATCAGACTTTTTAGTGTTTGCAACAACCTGCAATCAAAACCAAAATCATCATCTCCCAAAATAAATATGGCTTCAAGACATTTAGAGAAAGGAGAGAAGCTGCAAACAAAACCATGTCATGCCACCTGTCCTGCCCTTCGACATTGTGTATCAAAACATCTCCACATTGCATAACTcctaatatattatataaatgtatatactTAATCAAACTCAAGAAATATGTAACCTCGAAAAATTTAGAAGGCAGTGTACCAATTTTGGCCAACATGAAATGACAGACTTCTCTGCATAGATCGTCAACCTTTGCACTGAACCAAAAGAAGGTAGAATACATTGAGTGCCAATTTTAGACCTCAGAGGCATCTATAAGGCatactaaatttataattataatggtGGATAAAGTAAGACAGGAGAACATGGTGTAGTAAGACAGGAAAACATGATTACAAGACAGATGGCTATATATTCAATGAGATAATTATCAAGAATTTCAATGTGCATACCAGCATCTTGAGAAGAAAATTTGGGTCTTGAGGCAACACCAAGGGATGACAAGATCCAATGAAGACCATAAAAAAACTTCAGTAAACTCCCATGCCCTCCCCGTAGTGTTAATCTAGTATAATCTCTAGTCATTATCTGATTGAGAGACAAAATTGTAAATTCTCATACAAAAAACATTGTAATCTCGCTGCATTTTCTTGATAAGTATTTAGTTCTATTACAATCTTTGGGTAGCTCAAAAGATAGCTCCTGAGAGGAGAACCAAGAGGTTATAAACCCACAAACATactgttaagattggaa includes:
- the LOC142523452 gene encoding uncharacterized protein LOC142523452 isoform X4; its protein translation is MDAAEEERADFNKLRQKINSHRVIIDSCTPGLYDLLVCPKINTTGRAWEFTEVFLWSSLDLVIPWCCLKTQIFFSRCCAKVDDLCREVCHFMLAKIGVMQCGDVLIHNVEGQDRWHDMVVANTKKSDPCGDLHGKINCNWPSTRESLRLEVLDLGEKASRIILATDGDIQGQALAEELSRRLGRESLQYSTRFIPIPLNLYSVKKKRSTFYRRTSPLMQTVLMFPGAGK
- the LOC142523452 gene encoding uncharacterized protein LOC142523452 isoform X1; the encoded protein is MSMSNANHNNWLCCCLLPFDIIADMDAAEEERADFNKLRQKINSHRVIIDSCTPGLYDLLVCPKINTTGRAWEFTEVFLWSSLDLVIPWCCLKTQIFFSRCCAKVDDLCREVCHFMLAKIGVMQCGDVLIHNVEGQDRWHDMVVANTKKSDPCGDLHGKINCNWPSTRESLRLEVLDLGEKASRIILATDGDIQGQALAEELSRRLGRESLQYSTRFIPIPLNLYSVKKKRSTFYRRTSPLMQTVLMFPGAGK
- the LOC142523452 gene encoding uncharacterized protein LOC142523452 isoform X2; this encodes MSMSNANHNNWLCCCLLPFDIIADMDAAEEERADFNKLRQKINSHRVIIDSCTPGLYDLLVCPKINTTGRAWEFTEVFLWSSLDLVIPWCCLKTQIFFSRCCAKVDDLCREVCHFMLAKIGTLPSKFFEVVANTKKSDPCGDLHGKINCNWPSTRESLRLEVLDLGEKASRIILATDGDIQGQALAEELSRRLGRESLQYSTRFIPIPLNLYSVKKKRSTFYRRTSPLMQTVLMFPGAGK
- the LOC142523452 gene encoding uncharacterized protein LOC142523452 isoform X3; translation: MSMSNANHNNWLCCCLLPFDIIADMDAAEEERADFNKLRQKINSHRVIIDSCTPGLYDLLVCPKIMTRDYTRLTLRGGHGSLLKFFYGLHWILSSLGVASRPKFSSQDAVQRLTIYAEKSVISCWPKLVVANTKKSDPCGDLHGKINCNWPSTRESLRLEVLDLGEKASRIILATDGDIQGQALAEELSRRLGRESLQYSTRFIPIPLNLYSVKKKRSTFYRRTSPLMQTVLMFPGAGK